CGCCGGTGCCGCCGCCTTGGGCAATCCGGTCACTGTCGCCCTGCACCACAGTGATATCGGCGGCAGGGATGCCCGTCTGGTCCGCAAGGAACTGTGCATAGACCGTTTCATGGCCCTGACCGTTGCTCTGCGTTCCAACATAGATGCTCACCCGACCCTCCTCTTCAAAGGCGACTTCCGCGCTTTCTGAAGGATCACCCAAAATACTTTCGATATAGTAACACAGGCCAACGCCCCGTAAATTTCCCCGCAACGCATCAGCGGCCTTGCGCTGCGCGAAGCCAGCCAGATCCGCGGCCTCTTCGGTGCGCGCCAGCAGGTGGTGGAAATCGCCCACATCATAGGTCTCGTCCGTTGCGGTCTTGTACGGGAACTGATCCGCGCGGATAAAATTGCGTCGCCGCAGCTCCCAGGGGTCAACCCCCAGCTCGCGCGCGGCATGATCCATCACCCGCTCCAGCACATAAATCGCCTCGGGGCGCCCCGCACCGCGATAGGCATCAACCTGCGCGGTGTTGGTGTAGATCCCCTCCACCCGCAGCCAAGTGGTGTCGATATCATAGACCCCCGCCAGCACCCGGCTGAACAGCTGCGTCTGCACCGGCTGGCCGAAATGCGAGTTATAAGCGCCAAGGTTGCAGTGGCTGTGGACCCGGTAGCCAGTGATGCGCAGGTCCGCATCCAAGGCCAGTTCCGCCAGCGAGGTCAGGTCCCGCCCGGCATTGTCGCTCAGCATCGCCTCGCTGCGATCCGACATCCAGAACACGGGCCGACCTAGCAGGCGCGCGGCATGGGCCACGGCAAAATACTCAGGATACGGCATCGCCTTCATGCCAAAGCCGCCGCCGACATCCGGCGTGGTGACATGCACGGCCTCGGATGCCAGCCCCAGCTTGTCGCTGAGCTGTTTTTTCATCGCCCAGACGCCCTGCCCGCCGTAGGTGAACTGCAAACGGCCCTCGGCCCAAGTGGCAAAACAGCCGCGCGGCTCCATCGTGTTGACGATGATCCGATTGTCCTCAACCTGCAGCGCCACGCGATGTGCCGCCGAGGCAAAGGCAGCCTCAGTCGCCGCCTCATCGCCCATGCCCCAGTCAAAGGCCCGGTTGTCTGGCGCCTCCGCGTGCAGCTGCTCACCACCCGCTGCCAGATCCACCTTGGCCGGCAGATCGTCGATATCCAGTT
The nucleotide sequence above comes from Phaeobacter inhibens DSM 16374. Encoded proteins:
- a CDS encoding xanthine dehydrogenase family protein molybdopterin-binding subunit: MDKFGKSQPVRRVEDIRFLTGQGRYLEDAAPVGALRAWVLRSAVAHGTITHLDLDMAREAEGVQAILTLADLEAAGINVGMDGAVVDNRDGSKGSAPERPMLARDRVRFVGEPIAVVIAETLEQARDAGEMIELDIDDLPAKVDLAAGGEQLHAEAPDNRAFDWGMGDEAATEAAFASAAHRVALQVEDNRIIVNTMEPRGCFATWAEGRLQFTYGGQGVWAMKKQLSDKLGLASEAVHVTTPDVGGGFGMKAMPYPEYFAVAHAARLLGRPVFWMSDRSEAMLSDNAGRDLTSLAELALDADLRITGYRVHSHCNLGAYNSHFGQPVQTQLFSRVLAGVYDIDTTWLRVEGIYTNTAQVDAYRGAGRPEAIYVLERVMDHAARELGVDPWELRRRNFIRADQFPYKTATDETYDVGDFHHLLARTEEAADLAGFAQRKAADALRGNLRGVGLCYYIESILGDPSESAEVAFEEEGRVSIYVGTQSNGQGHETVYAQFLADQTGIPAADITVVQGDSDRIAQGGGTGGSRSVTTQANATLAAVDVMIEAFTPFLAEQLGVEPASVTFDGEQFSTPGSNQRPTLVEVAEMARAQGRHELLRHTARAKLPGRSFPNGAHVAEIVIDPETGVSHVDRYTVVDDFGNLINPLLAEGQVHGGVVQGLGQALLERVVYDADGQLLTASFMDYALPRAADVPMIDVGFAPVPSTQNPMGMKGCGEAGTVGALAAVANAVQDAVWDRGVRQVEMPYTPLRLWEALRNVADAAE